A region of the Alligator mississippiensis isolate rAllMis1 chromosome 5, rAllMis1, whole genome shotgun sequence genome:
agatcaggtccagccccatgccctgctctcaTTTCTGCCCCCTTCCTGAAGCCCAGTTTCCACAGGGCTTGGacccagggggttggggggctgtctCAGGGtgagcacagcccctggctgcatcCTTCTCTGCTGCTtaaatccccacccccccaagttAGTGCCTTAGCAGTTTTAGCTTCTAAATTCACTGATCCCCTGGGGTTTCAATgtaggacacctgggttttcaGGAGGGGCGGAGGTGAAGAGCACCTGGGATGGCGGCTTTGCTGTGACATTTTAAGTCCATTAGCTCTCCTGTCTAATTCCCTGTTGCACTGCATCACTGCGGATTTGGCTAATTGAAGAGGAAGGAACGAtgctgggggagggtgtgtggggggggtcctcagctgctccagagccagccAGCTTTGGGCACACAGTCTGGCTGAGCAGCTGACATTATTGCTAGAGGAGGGCTGGGGCATTGGTGAGGAGACTGCAGGTTCTGGGCAGGCCCCAGACTGGAGTTTGCTGCTGTCTTCGCAGGGAGGGACCCAGAGTCTCCCACCATCCGACCGAGCCGGGAAGCCCCGGCCACGAAGGGGGTGCTGCTCACTGTCAGGTCTTGCCATTTCAGCCCACCtgaagccagggaggtgcagggatgAGGGTGCCCTGGGCTTTCCTTTGTGCCCTGTGCCTGGCGCCGGGGGGCAGCGGTGAGTACTCCCTGCCCAAGTTCATCTGCAGTCCCATGCCCTTGGAGATGGAGCATGgctgccagtcagccagccagccacgACATGGGGCGGGTGGTGGGAGCCACtgggtgggcacgctggaggaagCCAAGGAGACCATCTTGCACCTGCGGGAGACAGTGGTGCACCAGAAGGAGACCATCCTGGACCAGCGGGAGACTGTGCGGGAGCTGACGGCCAAGCTGAGCCGCTGTGAAGCCCGTTCCTGGGGCCATGAGAGTGGAGAGCACAGCTCAGAGCATGGCAGTGGCCACCACGAGGAGAACCACAGCCATGACCACCGGGCAGGTGGCCACCATGAGGACAACCACAGCCATGAGCACCGAGCAGGTGGTGGGCACCACGAGGATGACCATGGCCATGATCACCGTGTGGGTGGAAGCCACCACGAGGATGATCACGGCCACGACCACCGGCTCCACCATGAGGACGACCATGGGCATGAGCACCGGCTGCAccatgaggggcactgggttggtggacaccatgatggtggggagctACATGGGCGGGAAAATGAGTACCACCACTTTGGGCACCGTGAGCACCTGGAGCCGCAGGCTGGCCACAGTGGGCACGAGGCATACCGCAAGGGTGCTGCTGCCGCCAACACCATGGAAGACCCACCCCGGGAGACACTGCCTGGTGCCCACCAGATGGAGCGCCTTCTGGAGTCTCTGAAGGAGCGTCTGGAGCATCTCCAGGTACCATGGTCATGCACAGGGCCCCTCCAGCACCCCATCACTCACCCATGCCTGGCACCATATCatgtccccccccctccctcccccaagtgcCACCCATGGGTACACTTTGCTCCTCACCCACTGCCCTTGTTACCCCCAACAGCTTCCCCCAGACCTCCCAGTACTCTCACAGCCCCCCTCAACACCCACCCATGCCTTGCCCTGCATTGTAGCTCCCCAGCGCCACCCCTTCATGGCCATCCCTACTGCCCCATGATCCTTCATTGCTTGTCTCTCCCTATCACCCATCCATGACCCTCATCAGCCATCCACTGCCCCTCAGCACCACAGGATGCCTCAAGTCATCCAGTGCTTGCATGGGCTCCCACCACTTCCCCAGCCTCCCAATCTCATGCCTCCCTACAGCCAACCCATGCCCTCAAGGTCCCCACCCACTCTCCTCAGAGCCTTCAGgaatcccccagcccctgccctcctgtctctccctccacacacatcACCTACCTAGAACTGCAATGGCCCCATGACCCCCACAGGCCCCAGTCACCCCAGAActggccctgcctctgctgtgaCCCTGTGACTTTCCCCTCGCTCACCCCTGACCTGGTGATCTCTCAGTTCCCCTTCCATCCCCCTGTCTCCCCTGGGACAGGCTCACACCCTGTGGCACCCCTCTCTGCCACCCTGTAACCCTCACACACTGCCCCCCTCAACTTCTAtgtccactcccctcccagagtagGGAAGAgaatccaggagtcctggctccgcCCCTTGCTTTAACCACTACTTCTCATCCTTCACCCCATGCCCAAGCTGCAGGGAGAACCCAAAAATCCTAGCTGCCagatcccttccccctccagttCAACAGCGTGGGCACCCCTGGAAGCTggggaaagaacccaggagtcctggcttctggccctgcccttctgctggACCTAGTTAAGTACAAACACCCCCAGATTGCTGGCCCAGAGGAATTAGACAATTGATCCTCTTTGGAGACCATCTGCCAGGGTCCCTTGTCCTTGAGCTGTGGGGATGTCCCTGAAAAGGAGCATTTCCTGGGGAAGCACCTGGGAAGCGGGTGGAGGGGGACATAGGAGAGaacccccatcccacacccaGAGCCAGCCCATCCCCTGTCCTGGGGCCAGATCAAAGCCAGTGCCCCCTTGTCCAAAAGGGCTTATGTCAGACTCCGCAAGGGACAATGCAGGGCAGTTGGGTCTAGTGAATTAGAGCATGAAGTGGGGGTAGAGGTGGAGGGGCTAGGAACTATCCTGGCTCTGACTGACTTGGCCAGTTCTGCCCTCctcatgtgccccctccccttctcccccaccctcactcCTGCCTCTCTTCCCCTTGGAGCTGCCCCGTAACACATCTGTGGCACTGGGGCATGAAGGTTAATAGGAGGTGGCAGCGCCAGGGGCTGGTGGGATTAACAGGAGCAGATCAGATGCTGACCTCTTCCCCATGACTAAAGATAGgcccagtctcctccacccccactctACCCTACTTAGTGCCGTGGGGAGATTTGAACACCTGTTCCAGGGAGGAGGTGATTGGGGTCATAcccatgggagtgggggtggggtgggattaGGCTCCAGGTGGTACTcaatgcatgcatgtggctggaTGGGCCTGTGGGCTGGTCTGGgattggcagggagtggggtacAGGGGAAGGCATGGCCTGTCTCACAGCTCTTCTGCCCAATGTCCTTCCCCAGCACAACCGCAACAGCTCAGGTTTCTCATCCTCTCTGCGGGACGCCCTGCAGAAGAAGATCAGCATCTTGGAGCATCAGATCCAGGAGAAGTTCAATGCCACAGAGCCTCACTGGCATAAGCCTGACAGCCATGGTAGTGAGAAGGGTGAGGCAGCGGAGTCAGAGAGCAGAGGGGGAGAATAACTGATGAATGGAGGGGTGCACACACTGTGCAGTGGTGGATGGATAGAGGGAAGGGTATAGGAGGAGTGGATGGATGGACTGTGGGCTGGGATCATCATACAGCAGTCGGGCTGGTGGGGCCCTCTAGGTCATTTCTAGCCCAACCACCTGGTCAAAGCAGGATTAGCCCCATGCAAACCATCCCATCCAAATGCCTGTTTAACCTATGCCTAAAACTACATCATAGCCTGCTTACTCACTCACCAGGTACATAGTCCAGGGGCACCAagcacacctgaacctgccacagggaaagcagggatggATGGAGGTGTGTTTGTGTGAAGATAGAtgaaggggggcagggatggaggaaggAGGGACAGGTGAGTGGAAAGGTGTGTGGaggaatggatggatggatgcccATGTGGGGATGGAGAGGCAGATGAGTAGGTGGGCTGGTGTGTGTGAGAAGGGATGGAAGGAtatgtggcaggggctgctggagcgATGGACAGGGTTGATGGGTTGATgacggggcagggggagggggtatcTGGCTGGCTGGAGACAGCTGGATGGACTCGGGATAGCAACTGGCCTTTGAGAACTGCCATTTCCTCCATGGCCATGAACGGGCTCACCCCCATGGTACTGAACCCACTGTCCCCAAGCAGGGCACAAGGTGGACAAGCTTTCTGAGGACTTCCGGGTGGGCTTCCCGCTCCGCACCAACTACATGTATGTCAAGGTGAAGCGGATGCTGCACCACGAGGTCTTTGCCTTCTCCATCTGCCTGTGGCTGAAGTCCAGCACAGCGCCTGGTGTTGGCACCCCCTTCTCCTACTCAGTGCCTGGCCAGGCCAATGAACTGGTGCTCATTGAGTGGGGCAACAACCCCATGGAGCTGCTCATCAATGACAAGGTGAGGGGGATGGgcaaggctgggctggggtggggtgtgccAGGTGGGTGGCCCACGGGTGCCTTGGGCTTGTTGAGTGCTGAGTCAGCACTCATGACTCAGTACATGCAGCACTAGTAATTCCTGCAGTCATGGTGCTGTTAACCTGTGCACAAGGCACTGTGGAGCCCTTGCACTGTTGAGCTGGAGATTTATCAGCAAGGTTGATCCAGTGGCCCTGTGGGCACTGCTGGGGTGCCTGGGGGTGGGCAATGGGGCTCAGTGGGGGCACTGTTCTGCAGGCAGTAGGGCAGGAGCTCAGTGGGGGGTACTGTGCTGCAGGCAATGGGATTGGGGCTCATTGGGGGCCACCCTACTGCAGGTAGTGAGACAAGGGCTCATGCTGTGCTGTGGAGAGAGTGGAGGTTGTTCAGAGGAACACCTTTtaaccctttccctcccccttccccctaggCTGCCACCCTACCTCTGGCCATTAACGATGCCAAATGGCACCACATCTGTATCACCTGGTCGACACGGGATGGTGTTTGGGAGTCCTACCAGGACGGGGTgcgcaggggcagtggggagaaccTGGCCCCCTGGCACCCTATCAAACCAGGGGGCATCTTCATCCTGGGGCAAGAGCAGGTACGAGGCCCTTCCTAGGGCGGGATCAGCCCTGCTCAGGAGGGACTGTTGCCTCTGAGGGCCTGGTGGGGCATGCCCTTCTGTCCTGAGGCTGAtccttccctgccttcctcccctaGGACACGCTGGGTGGCCGGTTTGATGCCACGCAGGCCTTCATTGGTGAGCTTTCTGACTTCAACATGTGGAGCCGCATTCTGACGCCAGGCGAGGTTTACAAGATGGCCACATGTGCCAGCCATGCTGGTGGCGACCTCATCACTTGGGTTGAGTCCTCTATGGAGCTGCACGGCGGTGTGGCCAAGCTGCCCTTCAACTCCTGCCACTGAGTTGTGAGGCCTGGAGCTGCCCGGGGCTggaagcccagatgcctgggttctcttcctggctctgggagggggcatgggctAGGGGAGAggtctggacacctgggttctctccccagctACTGGGAGACATGGAGTTCTGTGGCTTTCATCCCggccccctctcctgccacagATGGACTTCTGGCCCTTCTCTGTCCTCTCCCAGTGAGGCACCTTTTGAGGCCCCCCAGTCCTCAGCTCTTCTCCTACTGTGaccccctcacccctcctcctgccactgggcacttggggggaggggggagggtgtctCTGGGGGCTGTCctagccagcccagcccagcccagccacaggagccgCTTGCTGTGCCAGCACAGAGGTGTTTGGGGAGCACCAGCAGGTCATTTGCCCCTTGCTGGGGGGCGGCATCCCAATCCCAATAATACCCCTGGGCGAGGtgatccccacccccaactagGTCTGGCCTTAGGTaactgccctctccctgggggaGATGATCCCATTCTATACCCAGGCCAAGCTGCACCCCTGAAGCCAGGACACAGCCAGGTGGTGCTGTGAGTATTGCTAGCACCTCATGCCCATCCTGTGTGCCTCAGGCCCTGGTGAGGAGGATCAGGGGCCAAGACCCCGTGCTGGTGGAGAGAAGGCAAGGAGGGAGGCACAGGACACCGGGGTTTTCCTCCTGAATAAATAcaacctcccctgctccctgtgtgACTGTGGGCAAGTCCCCATGTCTCTAGGCCTCAGGTTGGATTGAACCAGGAGTGTCCCACAGTGTCTGTGCACAGCAGGGCCTGACCTTGAACTGGGGGCTTGGGCCCCAATTTTAGCCTCAGGGAGGTATAGGCAGCACCTGgcatgaagggggtgggggaggtctgTGCAGTGGCATGTAAGCAGCACCTAGCACAAGAGTTCCCCCAatatccccctcctccctgctgtgctCCTCCAGGAAAAGGCTAGAGCAGGGTGAAGCCAGGAGGCAGGACTCCTGGGGGCCCTCCCAGCTTTGGGAGGCACGTTGggtccagtggttagagcagggaggggggctaaCTTTCGGTCCTGGTGTAGGGAGACCCATCTGCTGTTGTACATACCTATCTGTGCACCTAGCTTAGGGCCCTCGCTCTTTATACATACTGTGGCCCTTCAGCCCTTGCTGGATGTTTGATACATAGAGATCAAAGCTATTTTCTTACTCTGAAGGCATTTAATAAACCTGCCAAAGAACCAGCAGCTGCTCTGGCTCCGTCTATGGTTCTTCCCTCACTTTCCCCTGGGTCCTTACTCCATGCCATCCTCCACCCCAGAAGTAGCTACATCTGGATGCCagttgaggggggtgggggcctgTATAACCAGCTCAAAACTGTGCCAGAGTGGTGGAGAGAGGACTGTGGGGGAAAGGATAGAGACAGACAGCAGCTGTGTCCAACAGGAACTCCCTgtctgcagcccctcagccaggCATTGATGTCAGTATGTCTGTGTCCCACTGGCTAGGGATGTGTGAGGATCTCCTGGTCTCTGATCCCCTTAGGCTGGCTCAGGGTGGATGTCATGGCTTGACTGAGCAAGAGACAAGGTCATGGCTCCCACTGGACAGCCTTAATCCcaggccatagattcatagatgttagggtcagaagggacctcaatagatcatcgagtccgaccccctgcataggcaggaaagagtgctgggtctagatgaccccagctagatacttgtcgaacctcctcttgaagacccccagggtaggggagagcaccacctcccttgggagcccgttccagaccttggccactcgaactgtgaagaagttcctcctaatgtccaatctaaatctgttctctgctagcttgtggccattatttcttgtaacccccgggggcgccttggtgaataaatactcaccaattcccttctgtgcccctgtgatgaacttataggcagccacaagatcgcctctcaaccttctcttgcagaggctgaaaaggtccaggttctctagtctctcctcgtagggcttggtctgcaggcccttaaccatacgagtggcccttctctggaccctctccaggttatccacatccctcttgaattgtggtgcccagaattgcacgcagtactccaactgcggtctgaccagcgcctgatacaggggaactatcacctccttggacctattcgtcatgcatctgctgatgcacgataaagtgccattggcttttctgatgcctttgtcacactgccgactcatgttcatcttccactaggactccaagatccctttccacttccgtgccatccagcaggtcattccctaggctgtaggtgtgctggacattcctcctccctaggtgcagcactttgcatttctccttgttgaactgcatcctgttgttttctgcccacttgtccaacctgtccaggtctgcttgcagctgttccctgtcctccagcgtgtccacttctccccatagctttgtgtcatctgcaaacttgggcagagtacatttcactccctcgtccaagtcgctgatgaagacattaaagagtatcggtccaaggaccgagccctgcgggaccccactgcccacacccttccaggtcgaagccaacccatccaccacgactctctgggtgcgaccctctagccaattcgccacccaccagactgtgtagtcatccaagtcacagcctcttaacttgttcaccagtatgggatggaataccttatcgaaggccttcctgaagtctaagtatacgacatccacccctcctcctgtgtccaggcgttttgtaacctggtcataaaaagagactagattggtcaggcacgatctgcccgccacaaacccgtgctggtttcccctcagcataatttgtcctgctgggctctcgcatatgtgagccttgataattttttcaaagactttgccaaggatggaggtgagactgactggcctatagttgcccgggtccctccttcctccccttcttgaaaatggggaccacattggcccttttccagtcctccgggacttggcccgtgcgccacgagccttcgaatattcctgccagtggctctgcaatgtcggccagtgccttcagcacccttggatggagctcatctgggcctgccgacttaaaggcatccagttcttccaagtgactgtgcaccatctcagggtctacgcatggaagtctggcgccttgctgctgcctctctacaaccccagtgagagacttgtcgtgtccctcacttaggaacactgaggcaaagaactcgttgaggagttcagccttgtcccccctgtccgtcaccaattgtttctgcccatttagcaggggtcctattccaccctgggccttccttttactccctatatatctaaaaaacaatttcttgttgtcctttacttgggatgccatcctcagctccatggtagctttggcccgtctaactgcctccctacaagcacgagcagaggaggtatattcatctttggtgatctctccttgtttccactttttgtgctccccttttagcccttaggctcccctggatttctgcagtcagccagggaagcctcctggcccctttccctcttttaccccgcatggggattgtctcgctttgtgcccgaaggatcgtttccttaaggcacagccacccttcctgggctcccatcatttcaaaactcctactctgcagtgcgtccttgactaatcgcctgagttcatttaaatcagctttcctaaagtctagtactttcaccctactagttaccttacccactcaacgtcttatggtgaattctattattaggtgatcactgtcccccagatggctaccgatctgtaggtcccctaccatgtcacccccccgttgccaataccagatccagtatggcattccccctagtgggaccatgtacctcctgtgtcaggtggaggtcctgtacacaggttagaaacctgcatgagcggtgggactttgctgtgtttcccagcagatgtctgggtagcttaggtcccccatgactaccgcctctttagcttttatggtctctgagagctgcctcaggagccccgcatctatttcttccccttgatgtgggggtctgtagcagacccctaccaccaaatccctttctccttgccccccatgtagcctaacccacaatccttctacttcctcatccttggattccgtcttgatgagggttgacgtatattgctcattgacatagagcgcaacccctcccccttttttccccaccgtcctttctgtacaatctataaccctcaatatgtactacccagtcgtgggacgaatcccaccaggtttccgttagccctactaagtctaggtgttttgtgcaagcaggagcgctagttcatcctgcttgtttcccatgctcctagcgtaTGTAGGcgcttgagccctgcgacaggtgcctttgctgcccccccccccccgctccgagtcccaaggggccccttattccTTACTTTCTcctttcttacctgtgccgtagtgccgGCTGCCCcgcgtcttgcaggttcccaatgttctctttcttcaggctgggctgtccttgtgggtgccacatggtttggtgccTTTCCCTTCCCATGGCACCCACTACCTGCAGGCTCAGGTAGCTGTTTTGTGCTCTaccctggggcagaggctgcccaACCTGGTACTGTCCTGGTGTATGGTTGGGGCGGACTATGCAGGGCCCAGAAGCAGAACTGGGGGAAGGGTTAAGGATCATTCCCATCCCACCACGCACCCCTGCAGATCTGATGCCTCCACTCACA
Encoded here:
- the LOC102575491 gene encoding neuronal pentraxin-1: MRVPWAFLCALCLAPGGSGEYSLPKFICSPMPLEMEHGCQSASQPRHGAGGGSHWVGTLEEAKETILHLRETVVHQKETILDQRETVRELTAKLSRCEARSWGHESGEHSSEHGSGHHEENHSHDHRAGGHHEDNHSHEHRAGGGHHEDDHGHDHRVGGSHHEDDHGHDHRLHHEDDHGHEHRLHHEGHWVGGHHDGGELHGRENEYHHFGHREHLEPQAGHSGHEAYRKGAAAANTMEDPPRETLPGAHQMERLLESLKERLEHLQHNRNSSGFSSSLRDALQKKISILEHQIQEKFNATEPHWHKPDSHGSEKGHKVDKLSEDFRVGFPLRTNYMYVKVKRMLHHEVFAFSICLWLKSSTAPGVGTPFSYSVPGQANELVLIEWGNNPMELLINDKAATLPLAINDAKWHHICITWSTRDGVWESYQDGVRRGSGENLAPWHPIKPGGIFILGQEQDTLGGRFDATQAFIGELSDFNMWSRILTPGEVYKMATCASHAGGDLITWVESSMELHGGVAKLPFNSCH